Within the Candidatus Lokiarchaeota archaeon genome, the region GCTTCAGGCGAAAATCGACAAATGGCGTGCCCAGCTGAATGTACAGCTCAAGGTACTCTAACGTAAGTGAACAGAATAACCGGGGATGAATCTCTCTTCAAGAATCACAATCTCTCCATCTCCATCCGTAACTCCATCAAGCATTGCAAGGAGAGAGACAATCCCCATCTGTCTTTTAGAAGAAGTACTGAACGACCAACACAAATCAACCATCATCAGCGAATTCCTGAATAATCTCGATACATTTCGCTGTCACTGATTGCCAGTCCTCATCTTCTTCATCGTAGAGATCATATGCACGATATTTTGGCACAAGTGAAGGAGCATGTTGAGTTTGGAAGAAGAAAGACCTGAGATGGGGACGCAGTTTGTCAAACGCTGTAAGGAAGTCCTTTGCCTCTTCCATCGGGAGGCCGAATCGTATGCAGAACTCGGTCGGGGATTGCATCATGAGATACAAGGGGAACGGCAATTCATAGAAGCAGCCCAGAATCGGATCGTATGGCCTTTGTAGCTGTATGAAACAAGAAACCAGAAGGTCATTACCGAATTCACCAATGACGCACTTGTAACCTTTAATGACACCCTCATTCTCCAACCGATCTATCCTTCTGTTGACTTGGGTTTCTGAGAGCGAAAGGTTCTGACCAAGCTCCTTGAGAGTCATATCCGCATTGCGTCGAAGAGACCGCAGCAATTTGAGGTCCTTGGCATCAAAATCAACACGCCGAGGGCTCTCTGTAATAGGGGGCTTGAATTCCTCGTCCTGAAGGAAATCATCGATTATCTCTGGCCATCGTGACCATTCCCAAGTCCACTTTTCCTCATGACAGTAATGAGTGAAATCAACTGGCTTAACATGGAAATCTGTTAAATCGAACAGATGGTAATCAGAAACTAGACCGTGGTTTTTCATCTGAGCCGCAATTTCTTCGTTTGCACCGGGCTGCGAAAGAGCGTAGACCGAATGCACAACATAGCCATTGTATTTTCCGTATGTTGGACTGAACCAGTAAAAGGGGGGCATTTTCTTTATCAGCCGATCAAGTTTCAGCGTACTAGGAGTTGTTTGGTTCAGTATCAGAATATGCTCACCCAGACCAAGCTTACGCTCATAGGTCATTGCGTAGGGAGAAAGCAGAATGTCGTTCTCCTTCATCTTGGATAGACGATACCGGATTGTCCGTGCAGGTATGTTGAGTAAGTCTTCGAGCTCTCCAGTAGACTTCTTTGCGCCGTGCTTTTCGAGCGCATTCAGAATGAGTATGTCTTTCTCATCGAGCTCATATTCAGCCATGTTTCCTCAGTCCTTTCTGATTAATAACCCGTACCAAACCGCACCTATGATGTAACAGGCACCAATAGTGGTTTTGTCTTCAGTTGTTCAAGGGACAGACATGGCAAAACCCTTAATAATGTATTTGCCAAAAGTAACATTGGTATGGGAAAAGCGGCAATACTTTGGTCCCTGTTTACCGTTTTTCTCATACTCACCAAGGAGAAAAGGCAAATGGCTGGCGGAAATACCGTTCCCAATTTCACAGCGAGCACAGTAGAGGTGCTCAAGCATCTCGCACGGGAAGGCCCGCTCTGCCCTAAAGACATCTCAGAAGAGACCGGGGTGTCACTACGAACTGTTTCTTTTGCCCTGCGTGAGCTTCGTCAAGAGAATCTCTGTCGCAGGATTCCAAATCTGCAAGATATGCGGAAACCCCTATACTTGGCTAACAAAGAGAATCTGCAGCAATTGCAGAGCAGGATTGACACCTGGAGAGCACTTATTCGATCTCGGATGAAAGAAGTCTAGGATTGACTCACGGGCGGAGACCTCGCTTCCAAAGAGCGTTTAATGTATACAGCATTATGTCATACAAATCTGTACTTGAACGCACCAGACTCAGATTAACCTGGAACCGGAGGCCAACTTCCCTGCATTTTGCGATTAGCAACAATTTGGCCAAGGTGATATGAGTTGTGCAGTTCAAGAATCATGAAAGCTCGAGCAGCAGGCATATCTCGCCATCTATGAAGAGGAGCATCAGCATCAACACTGTCGATTAGGCGCTCAGCTTCTTCTAGTCCGTGTTCAAATTTTTCCACAAGCTCATCCCAAGAATGTTCTTCCTGCTCTTCATACGAAGGCCAATCAGATTCTGCAGCTTCGTCCCAATTGACAGGTTTTCCTTTGATGGCGTCAAGTATCCGTTCTTGCCAGTATACAGCATGATAAAGCAGCTCCCACGACGAATACTGATCTGGATTAAGTTCCTGAGCGGCTTCTTTATGACTGAGACCACTCAATGCTTCAACAGGATCTACATGTGACAAATCCGCTTTCAGTCCATTAGTTAATATCTCTTTGATGATTCCTTCCATGATTCACTCCTCTAACAGCTTCTGTTTCTTGTATATTGTTAAGATTTGAATGGGTTTCAAGGTTTTCTTTTCCGAACCCAAGTTTCAGAGGATCATCTTGAGACCGGTAAGCGCATGGCGACTGAGAACTCGCCACATCAGAGACTTTCGTAAATCAGTATACGACCTCAAGCCCCCTATCAAGTCGGTCATGTGACTCCGCATGACATCGTCTCTTGAGGCCATCTGGATAACGTGCTCCATATTCTCTTCTGAATTGAACAGCAAATTCGCCAAGAAGTTCGCAGCATCCATCTCCTTCCCGATTCCTTCTCTCCATCGCCGCTGATACTCATGGGTACCATCGGCATTACCTTTCAGAGTTCGAGCCACGGCGTCAGCAGCAATATGACCAGTGTCTATCGCGTAATAGATACCCTCTCCAGTAGCAGGCGAGACGAACCCAGCAGCATCACCTACCAGCATGATTCTCTCTGAAATCGTATTATCAATTGGACCAGCAAGAGGAACTCGCCAAGCTGTTTCTTGACTCATGTCCAAGTCCACTGAATATGTCTCTTCGAATTCATGAATGAATTTCCCCCAAGCATCTTTGAGGTCCTTAGCAAAAGGCATCAGACAACCCATACCAAGCGACATTTCTCCCTTTTTAGGAAAGCACCAAGCATAACCATGCTCAAGGCCGCCAAAGTAAATCTGGATGCAGATTCTCCCTGATTCATAGGGAGCGAGCGTTATGCGTTCAATCTCGCTATCATCCATGGGGACTGCAGCCTCCATACAAAGGCCAATTGCTTCTTGGTCCCAGCGTTTCATGATACCCGAGGTCCGAGCCACCTTGCTGTTAACACCATCCGCCCCAACCATGAACTTGCCAGCAAAACGCTCACCATCACGCGTATACGCCTCAACCTGATTGCTGGACTCGATAACATCAACAACCTCCATGTTTTGTTGAACCTCAGCCCCGGCTTCTATTGCCTTATCCAGAAGGAGCTTATCGAAAGTTTCTCGTTTCACAGTGTACCCAGTTACTTCATCCTTGGTGCACACAACTTTCGTTCTCGAAGGAGAGAATAAATGCGAACCACTGCTCTCGCGGTCGATGGCAGAGGATATATCGAAATCAAGTAGGTCGGGCAACCCTGCTCTGAATCCGCCTCCACAAGCTTTCCTTCGCGGATGAGTCTCCTTCTCAAGAAGAAGAACATCCAATCCTTCTTGGGCTGCTCTTCGTGCACAAGATGCACCAGCGGGGCCGCCGCCAACAACTATCAAGTCACGGGTCAACGTCTCATATCTCCAACTTGATAGGTCAATGTAGAGCCGCGCTACTTATCTGTTTTCGATAGAATGCTAAGCGAATTACGTCAAAACATGAACATTCCAGTCTGTAGTTCGGATACTGAGTGATTTCTGAAGTGGTAGCATCAGTACGATCTGAAACCTTTAGGCAATTCACTCAGGTACTCCTTAAAGCCGTCGGGCCATTTTTCTGGATCAAGTCCGTTCTGTGCAAGGAACACAACAGCCCATCGCTCGAGTCCAATCCCACTGCACCCTGACCATAAATCGCCCTTCTGAGTCTTTATCGTAAATGCATCGGTGAATTTGTCACCTGCGATAGTCAGGTTCTGGAATTCAAGCCAGTTATCACTATCGGACTTTTCACCGCGATAGGGGAGGTATGCCTCAAAATCGATGGTTCCAAGAATGTGTTCTGTTTCATCTTCAACACCTTCTTGCCCGGATTGCTGCATGTACCACGGGGTTACCCAGGCCATTCGCCAGTTGATTTCAAGAATCTCATCAAATACATGATGGAACCGCTCCGTCAGCTCTTCCTTGAGCTCGTTAAGCTGCTCTGGACGTCCAATATACACGATTTCTATTCGATGGAACTCGTCACTTCGTTCGATGCCATGCCGCCCTCCAGATTCGTACCTAGCTGAAGCAACTGTGTTTTCGAATATCTTGAGCGGGAGGTCCTCTTCAGGAATCACAGCTTTCTCGAACGACCAGTAGATGTTTGGACACTGAGCATAGACAATCCCACCTTTTGGCTCTGAGACCAGTTTCTTCAGCTCATCTACGTCCACATCATTAGTGATGTAGACTTTGTCTTGGAATTCCTGCCAGAACTGCGGGTCTCGTGTGGCTGGTTCACTGAAGTAGTAGACTTCGTTTGGTACACCCATCATATGGCCTGTGCGTCGCCACACGTCAAAGGGAACGAAATTCGATTCTATCACCTCTTGGAATCCCATGGGCTCAAGAATCTCCTTCTTCGCAATCTCCTTCATTGCATTCAGGATAGCAGTGATTTCTGGACGATAGAACCATTTACCCTTTGTAGGGCCTCTCACAATCCAACCGCGATCCACCATCTCAGATGACGGGTCCTTGTCCCATTTCGGTTCGCGATGGGGCGACTCTTCCATAAGTTCCCAGAATTCTTCCTTACCCTCGTAGTATTGTCTTTCAACTCGTTCCTCAATGCGCTTCATCAGGCGTTCCACGGCACCTTCAATGATGAAGTCATTCTCAACATCTTCCAGAATGGCAGTACATATCTTGCCATCGAATTCAAGTTTCTTAACAAATGGCATTTTCAGTTCCGTAACGGGCTCGGTGGGCATCTCAAACCGAATCTCAAGGCGATTTACGATAGCATCCTTTACGCCCAGATGATACTCCCTGCCCATCTTCTTCCCAATGCATTTCTGAAGTCTATAGAAAAACCTGTGTGCTGGAGCTGCTGTGATACCTAACTGGACTTCTACTTCGTCGCCATCAACAGTACATTCCCGCTGCGCCCAGCTTTGATCTTCGGAAATAAACTCATCCGTACACTCAGTAAAAACCTCTGTGAACTCTTCGACCAGATCATTCGCTTTCTTGCTCAAACGCAGAGTTCCCGTTAATTTGTACTGATTGTCCATCATCTGCCCATCCAGCTAAGTAGTTGTTCAATTTCAGAACCAAAGCCCAATCAATAAAACGCTTATTGTATACTCGCGACAAGAACTGGCATGTGGAAAATCCACTGTTCTGTCAGAATCTCTGTTGAGCTCTATTGTTGGTGTATGTTATGTTGCTACTTTACAAGTCCAATAATGAAAAGTAGGGCACCAAATCCAGTCAAACCAAGCATTACTTCAGTAAATGTATAACCAGCCAAATCCATGGAGTATATGCCTTGGTCAAAGTATGGAAGTACCGTGGCCAAACTCACGTACGATTCTATGAAAACAGCCTATATCGGAAGAAGGCCTACTATGATAAGCAGCAAACCTAAAATTGCAAGTCCTTTATTCATATTTGAAAACCTCTCAGAATAAAGGGAATATACACGCCCTCCTATATATTCTATGGGGCAAATAACCAGGAAAATTTATAGTCTCCAGCGGAATCAGTTCATGTCTCCCAATGGCCTGGAGAGGAGAGATGAATTGAGAAAGCAGCATCTAACATTCATAGTTCTACTTGTTACACTTGCAGCTCTTGTTGCGACCCCAGTGCAATCATACCTCATAGTGTCTGAAGTGAATCCATCCGGTCCCCATGTGGATATGATAACTTACGAGATAATCCCAGACGAAGAGGACGCAATTGCAGCTCTGGCTGATGATGAAATCGACTTGATTGGAGAGGTTCTTGACAGCACGTATCTTGAAGAGCTGGAAGAAATGGAGAATGTAGAAACTGCTATATCACCTGATAATGGATACATCTATGCGATTATCAATTGCCAGAGATACCCTTTGAGCCTTACTGCGTTTAGAAGAGCGTTATCTTTTGCGTTGGACAAGAATGCCATTTGCGAGGATATTGTGGAGGGGATTGCCACCCCATTGGATAGCTGCGTACCAAAAGTGAATCCATTTTCTGTGGAGGATGAGTTAACCTACCACTACTATGACGCGCAGGTGCAAAAAGCCAAAGATATTCTATCGGCCGCAGGGTTTGCTGATTACGACGAAGACGGGACTCTCGAAGCACCGGATCAATCTGATTTCGATGTTGAGATTGAACCGCCTGAAACTTCATCCACAACTATGGCGATTGCAGATTTAATGGTTGATGCCTTGGCAGAACTTGATATACAAGCTGAATCACAACCAGGTAGCGCGTACGACTATCTTTCCAGAATGTATGATGGGGATTTCGATATCGTATTTTTGGCCGGGCATAAACCTGACTTTGATGTCGATTGGTTAGGCTATGATTACTGGGGAGATTTTGCTGATGAGCCGTACTTTAACTTCCCAAGATTCGCAAATGCAAGCTACGATTCTTGGAGAGACCAATTGCTTACTGCCACCGAATACGAAGATGTATATGAAGCATCAAAAGAGATGCAGAAAATCTGGGTATATCAATCACCTGCGATTATCTGTTACGAGACATACCGTCTATCAGCATACAGAACAGACAGATTCCTAGGTTTCAAGAACGACGCGCTTGAAGGTATTCCCGGATTCTGGACAAGCTATGAGGGCTACCTGAAAGAATCTGAGGGGGGCCCTTCCGGAGGCACTCTGCGATGGAGCATACCCGGTGATGTTGCTAGTTTCAATTATCTGGAAACCCAATACAAGAGTTCAGTTGACATTCTGAATATGCTTCATGACAGTCTTTTCAAGCGCGACTGGAATGGTGAGGACATAATGTGGCTTGCTACAGATTGTGATGCCCTGACTCACGAAGACGATGCT harbors:
- a CDS encoding DUF664 domain-containing protein produces the protein MEGIIKEILTNGLKADLSHVDPVEALSGLSHKEAAQELNPDQYSSWELLYHAVYWQERILDAIKGKPVNWDEAAESDWPSYEEQEEHSWDELVEKFEHGLEEAERLIDSVDADAPLHRWRDMPAARAFMILELHNSYHLGQIVANRKMQGSWPPVPG
- a CDS encoding winged helix-turn-helix transcriptional regulator; protein product: MGKAAILWSLFTVFLILTKEKRQMAGGNTVPNFTASTVEVLKHLAREGPLCPKDISEETGVSLRTVSFALRELRQENLCRRIPNLQDMRKPLYLANKENLQQLQSRIDTWRALIRSRMKEV
- a CDS encoding serine--tRNA ligase — its product is MMDNQYKLTGTLRLSKKANDLVEEFTEVFTECTDEFISEDQSWAQRECTVDGDEVEVQLGITAAPAHRFFYRLQKCIGKKMGREYHLGVKDAIVNRLEIRFEMPTEPVTELKMPFVKKLEFDGKICTAILEDVENDFIIEGAVERLMKRIEERVERQYYEGKEEFWELMEESPHREPKWDKDPSSEMVDRGWIVRGPTKGKWFYRPEITAILNAMKEIAKKEILEPMGFQEVIESNFVPFDVWRRTGHMMGVPNEVYYFSEPATRDPQFWQEFQDKVYITNDVDVDELKKLVSEPKGGIVYAQCPNIYWSFEKAVIPEEDLPLKIFENTVASARYESGGRHGIERSDEFHRIEIVYIGRPEQLNELKEELTERFHHVFDEILEINWRMAWVTPWYMQQSGQEGVEDETEHILGTIDFEAYLPYRGEKSDSDNWLEFQNLTIAGDKFTDAFTIKTQKGDLWSGCSGIGLERWAVVFLAQNGLDPEKWPDGFKEYLSELPKGFRSY
- a CDS encoding winged helix-turn-helix transcriptional regulator, which codes for MAEYELDEKDILILNALEKHGAKKSTGELEDLLNIPARTIRYRLSKMKENDILLSPYAMTYERKLGLGEHILILNQTTPSTLKLDRLIKKMPPFYWFSPTYGKYNGYVVHSVYALSQPGANEEIAAQMKNHGLVSDYHLFDLTDFHVKPVDFTHYCHEEKWTWEWSRWPEIIDDFLQDEEFKPPITESPRRVDFDAKDLKLLRSLRRNADMTLKELGQNLSLSETQVNRRIDRLENEGVIKGYKCVIGEFGNDLLVSCFIQLQRPYDPILGCFYELPFPLYLMMQSPTEFCIRFGLPMEEAKDFLTAFDKLRPHLRSFFFQTQHAPSLVPKYRAYDLYDEEDEDWQSVTAKCIEIIQEFADDG
- a CDS encoding geranylgeranyl reductase family protein — its product is MDLSSWRYETLTRDLIVVGGGPAGASCARRAAQEGLDVLLLEKETHPRRKACGGGFRAGLPDLLDFDISSAIDRESSGSHLFSPSRTKVVCTKDEVTGYTVKRETFDKLLLDKAIEAGAEVQQNMEVVDVIESSNQVEAYTRDGERFAGKFMVGADGVNSKVARTSGIMKRWDQEAIGLCMEAAVPMDDSEIERITLAPYESGRICIQIYFGGLEHGYAWCFPKKGEMSLGMGCLMPFAKDLKDAWGKFIHEFEETYSVDLDMSQETAWRVPLAGPIDNTISERIMLVGDAAGFVSPATGEGIYYAIDTGHIAADAVARTLKGNADGTHEYQRRWREGIGKEMDAANFLANLLFNSEENMEHVIQMASRDDVMRSHMTDLIGGLRSYTDLRKSLMWRVLSRHALTGLKMIL